The sequence CACTATGCAAGCGAGATTTCAAAGGTGTAACGAATAGTCTGAAGTATCACTAGCCAAAGGAGCCCGGAGAATACAAAAGGACCAGACGAAAGATGCATCTGAACCATGTCTTTGTGTGGTGCAGAGCGCCCCTCCATCTCTGCTCGGCAGTTCTCCTCTCGTTGCTGCATATGGAGATGCCCAATGACGGCAGTCGGCGTGTTCATAGCACGCCAGCATCCAAACACCATGACACCTGCTCCAACATAAGAGCCAAGGTTTATAAGCGATGCGAGGGTTCGACCATTGAAGAATGCCACTGCCAACGAGAGCAAGATACAGCAGCCAAAGATGAGAAAAAAATTCTTGGATGGTGATTTCATACAAGCTTTTTTAATAGTGATAGGGGCTGAAGTTTATTCTGTTGTGTACACAGATACGCTAATGCATCATTGGCCGCTTCTGTCCCCCCCCAGCCCTCACCCATGCACATGCGCAATATCCGGTATCGCCGCCATCAGCTCCCGCGTATACGCATGCTGCGGAGCATCCAGCACGGCTTGCGCATCCCCCACCTCCACCAAACGACCGCGCTGCATCACGCCGATGTCGTCGCACATATGGCGGATCACGGCCAGGTTGTGGCTGATGAGCAGATAGGTCAGGCCGAATTCGTCCTGCAGATCGCGCATCAGGTTCAGCACCTGGGCCTGGACCGACACATCGAGTGCCGATGTTGGCTCGTCGCAGATGATGAATTCGGGCTGGCTGGCCAGGGCCCGCGCCACGGCGATGCGCTGGCGTTGGCCGCCTGAGAATTGGTGCGGGTATTTCTTGGCGTCGTCGGGCTGCATGCGCACGCGGCGCAGGGCCTCTTGCACGCGCTCGGCCGTCTCCTCTTTCGAGCTTGTGATGCCCAGCACCTGCAGCGGCTCAGCAATCAAGGCCTCCACGGTCCAGCGCGGGTTCAGGCTGGCGTAGGGGTCTTGAAAAATCATCTGAAAGCGCCGGCGCATGGCCACGGTCTGGGCCTCGGGGCTCCACTTGTCCACGCCATCAAACAAGATGCTGCCACTGGTGGGCGGCGTCAGCCCCGCCACCATGCGCGCCACGGTGGACTTGCCCGAGCCGGACTCGCCCACCAGGCCAAAGGTAGCTCCCTTGCGGATGGAGAAGCTCACATGGTCGGCAGCCTTGAGGATTTTCTTTTCCTCGCGCGCCAGCATGCGGGCCAGCCAGCCGCTGGAGAGGTCGTAATCCTTGCACAACTCTTTGACTTCCAAAAGCGGTTTCACGCTGGCTGCATCGGCAGATTCAGCTATTACTTTGGGAGTCCACGGCTGGGCCTTGGGCGCAGGGCCGCCGCCCACTTCCGGCACGGGCAGGCGTTGCACGCGCTGGTGCACGCTGGGAATGGCGGCCATCAGCACCTGGGTGTAGGCCTGCTGGGGGGCATCCAGCACCTGGCGCACCGGCCCGGTTTCCAGCACCCGGCCGTGGTACATGACCATGACGCGGTCGGCCGTCTCGGCAATCACGCCCATGTCGTGGGTGATGAGCATGGCGGCCGCGCCGCGCTCCTTGCAGACGCGGCGCAGCAGGGCAATGATTTGCGCCTGCACCGATACATCGAGC comes from Comamonas sp. GB3 AK4-5 and encodes:
- a CDS encoding ABC transporter ATP-binding protein, which produces MHTDTLSPVAASDVQPVLSVRHLSVTFDTYKGPVQVLHDVSFDIARGEILGVVGESGAGKSMTGSAVTGLIEAPGRISGGTVELFGERIDTLTGEDLRRIRGKRIGTIFQDPLTSLNPVYTVGRHLVETIRTHLDLSEKEAEARALALLEEVEIPHAKARLAQYPHQFSGGMRQRVAIALALCAEPELIIADEPTTALDVSVQAQIIALLRRVCKERGAAAMLITHDMGVIAETADRVMVMYHGRVLETGPVRQVLDAPQQAYTQVLMAAIPSVHQRVQRLPVPEVGGGPAPKAQPWTPKVIAESADAASVKPLLEVKELCKDYDLSSGWLARMLAREEKKILKAADHVSFSIRKGATFGLVGESGSGKSTVARMVAGLTPPTSGSILFDGVDKWSPEAQTVAMRRRFQMIFQDPYASLNPRWTVEALIAEPLQVLGITSSKEETAERVQEALRRVRMQPDDAKKYPHQFSGGQRQRIAVARALASQPEFIICDEPTSALDVSVQAQVLNLMRDLQDEFGLTYLLISHNLAVIRHMCDDIGVMQRGRLVEVGDAQAVLDAPQHAYTRELMAAIPDIAHVHG